tgACATAAGAATCAAGCTTACATAAGcccaatctcataaaaaaaaattacaacctAATAATTGAGAATAACATACTGAACATACTAATATAGACACATCTTTTCATCATACGAATACAAACAAATGCACTTACGTAACTTTcagattaaataaaataagtaaaatacaATTCTCAATGGACCATCCAGGAGAGGCAACGGAGCTACTCTTGGGCTTGACCATTTCGGTGAAATATTTGTCCTGGCGTCTTTTGAAGTGGCCTATTCCACCACTAGATTTCAAAGTTAATTTCACAGCACAAATCGTGCAGACGGCCTTCTTCTCGCCAATGGGGAAACATCTTGCAAATATTTGATCCTCGCTAAAgaaaattctttgaaattgGGGAGCCATTTAGAAATTGGGTGGGATGCTTCTGCGGATTTAAGTCAATTGGACTGCCAAGCTTGGAAATATCCTTTACAGAGATGGTCATTTTTTGAGAAGTAGAAGAGTTTGATCGTGAAAATAAGAGGGATTGAattttgtagaaattttttttcattaatgtGGCCGAACATCCCACTGTTAAAAAAGAATGGGCCATGCATGGGCCAGCCCATTAGGCCCAGGGACATGGGCCGGGCCAGGCCAGGCCAGGCCAGCCTAGCCCACCCAGGTTAGAGCCCGGGGTAACGGCCCCTTCTCCAAATGGGCCCGGCACGTACGGTGGCCATCCTTGCTAGTGATGCCAGCAACCAACCAATACGAAGGTTACAAGTAACAGCGGAGAATTGACTCTTCGGGACGGGAGTGGACTCCACCTGTTTTACGTGTCCGAAcatcctccttttttttcttcttttttttcattcaacCACCCGGactaaataaaagcaaaaagtaaaTTGACCCAAACGCGCGAGCGCGAGCATCTCTCTTCGCTTCCAAGAAACATCGATGCAAAACCCTACAAGCAATCCCCATTAGATCACACTCCTTGAAACAAGAAAGACAGTAGAtcaaccctctctctttctttctctctctctctctgtagtGAACAGTCCGACGCGTAAGCCCTCGTTTGTTCGCCAGCATTTTCAAGATCCATCCATGGATGAgtaactctctttctctctctctctctctctctctctctctctctacatatgAACGTTCTCTCTGCCAATTCTTGCAGATCCGAGACATTCCCGAAGGACTACTACACTCAGAACCCCGCGAGAACCCTCACCCCCTCCTCCAGCGACACCACGAGCGTCCAGGTGACCGCCCTCGATGGCATCGTGAACGTGAACTCCCTCTTCACCGTCGCCGTCTTCGTGGGGCTCTCCCTCACCACCCCAGACCAGCACAGCCTCGAGAACCCCGGCGCCTGCGACGCCGGCCTCGACGTCGTCAAGAAGCTGCTGGTCTTCGAGGTCGTCTCCTTtagcttcttcctcttctcctccctcgTCGCCCAGGGCCTCAAGCTGGCCATCAACCTCCTCAACAGCAAGGACGTGAACGAGGCCCTCAGGGCCCACATCAACATCAAGGTCCTGCGGTTCGGGATGGTCGGCTCGGCCTTCGGGTCTGTCATGGGCTGCCTGTTCCTGATGCTGTCGATGATCAGCGTGATCGAGATTAGGCTCGGGATGCTGTCCTGCGGGAGCAAGTCAGCGGTCCACGCGGTGTTGGCACTGATCGTGCTTGTGTCGTCCGCTCTGGTGGCTTATATTTCCACTGCCGTGTATGCTTTTCTGCATTGATGACTCGTGAGCGAGTGTTTCGAAGAAATTGAAAGTACTTTTAAGCGTCTATTATGGGAAGTTGAAGCGAATTTCTAGCTCTTTTTATTCCATCGTGCTTCTCAACTGAATTGCAGCTTGGTTCATATTAGATTTGTTGCTTAAGCATTTCATGGGGAATTTTGATTCTGAAGAAGCGACTCAAGCAGGGTTTTGATCGATGTACTCTGTTTCGTAGTGCAGAGTGATGTTATGTATAACTAAGAACGGTTGATAAAATTATGCGCAAGCTTTCAAAAGATCATAACAAGCACAATCAATCAAGCTGACTATAGCCCTTCCATTTTCTAAATCAGCTACGTTAGCCTTACTATTAACTAATTCCCCTATTTTTACAAGATTCAACTCATCCTGCAGTTAGTTTGCAACCTAAGGGGAAAAAGGCATGAACAAGATTAGTTCAGTTACAAGAGACACGAGTTGTGACTATTGGCTACTACTGACAGGAGCTCTCCTTGAGTCAATTTCTCTCACACTTTTAACTATGACTTCGATGCTTTTTGATAGGCGGCCCGAATGCTCTTCCATGTCTCGCAAAACCATTTCGAGTTGCTCCAGATAAGCGGCAGATCTCTTCCGCTCACGCTGTAGCTCAGCAGTCAACTCCCGAATTTTAACATCTTTCTCATCCTGAAATGTCACAGTAAATCAAATTAAGTGTCGGAGAGATTCAAGGCAATTGGCTGTGTAGCAATCAAAGAATGCACCACCAAATCAGAATGGCAAATCCCAGGCATAGCATTAAGTATTTACTCAGAAAAGATCAAACCTCGGCTGATTTGAAATTCCAGAtcgtaccaaaacaacagaaaccCCCACATGTTCAGTAGTAGAAAGAAAGGATCAAGTCACCACAAGGACAATGGTCAAATGAAGCACATTTTGATGCCTAAAAACATAACCAGCTTCCCTCGCCTGAGATGGGCATTCCTGTTTAACTTATTTATACTAGTTTATCATCGTAATGGAACTCATATTcttatcaaa
The sequence above is drawn from the Eucalyptus grandis isolate ANBG69807.140 chromosome 11, ASM1654582v1, whole genome shotgun sequence genome and encodes:
- the LOC104425676 gene encoding uncharacterized protein LOC104425676; the encoded protein is MDESETFPKDYYTQNPARTLTPSSSDTTSVQVTALDGIVNVNSLFTVAVFVGLSLTTPDQHSLENPGACDAGLDVVKKLLVFEVVSFSFFLFSSLVAQGLKLAINLLNSKDVNEALRAHINIKVLRFGMVGSAFGSVMGCLFLMLSMISVIEIRLGMLSCGSKSAVHAVLALIVLVSSALVAYISTAVYAFLH